TAGCCGTGCGAGCAGTGCAAATGATAGCTAATGATATAGCAAAAGTAAATTTTAGACATTCAAAATATAACAAAGACAACGACAGCGAAAACATCAACAATTCGCAACTTTTGAAAATTTTAAACAAAAAACCAAACGACAAGCAAACACCCTGAGAATTTAAGAAGTCACTGATATGGAATTTATTAATTTATGGAAGTGCACCTCTTTTAAAAGTAAGCGACCAAACCGGAGCCTTGATTGAATTAATACCGGTGTACCCACCTTATCTAACTAAAAAACAAAAAGACAACGGTGAGACATTTTATCAATTCAAGCGAGATAATAACGACCCGATAAATTTCTTAGATGATGAGATTATATTTATCGAGTATGAAATCATCCCTGGTTTTGATACTGCTAACATTCGTACCTTATTCAAAAGCACCATTAGCAAAATACGCGAAAACGAGCTTTCAATGTTAAATGCGATAGCCAACGACCTTTCGACATCTTTATTTATTAAAATAAAAGAAAGCACCAACCCTGAGCAAAGACGATTAGCAAATACAGCGCTAAAGGAAATGTTAGAAAATCAAAAGAAGTCGGGAAGTTTTGGAATCGTTATCGATGAGAAATGAGACATCGGTCAAGCGACCGAAATTATAAATGCACGTATCGACTTTCAAACAAGAAACAGTCTCGGACGAGAATTTGCTGCAAGTTTGGGAATACCGCCGGCTAAATTAGGAATTGATGATCCGAACAAATATAACAGTAGCGCCGAATTAAACCGGGCGTATGTAGATAATTCACTTAAACCGCTACTGATTAACATATGCGAGAAATTAACCGACAAATTATTAAGCAATGATGACGAGTTTATAACGTTTCGTACCTTAGACCTTTTATCAATAGATTTAAAAGCAATCCAAGAATTTGCAACGAGTGCAATAAATAGCGGCTACGCGACGGCCAACGAGATACGCGCACTTATCGGACTAGACAAACACCCTGACGGTGACCACTTATTAGCAAACGGAGCATTGACACCGATAAATTCATTAATTAACAACAACAACCAAACACCACCAAAAACAAGCGATAACGAAAACCAAAGCGACGATAAAGACGAGCAAACAACGCAGCAGGAGGCTAATATTGAAACCGATAATTATAATAACCAAAAACAAACCAACAACAGCAAATAATGAAAATAAGCGAACCATCGAGCTGACAATTGAATTAGATAGTTGAAGTCCAATTTATGAAAATTATGGAACCAAGTACCGCGAACAAATCGCTCCGAATTGTTTTGATTTTGATACCGAGATAAGCAAACAAGAAATAAACAGTTATTTAGATCATAAAGTAAGTATCGAGCATTTATTAGCAAGCACTAAGAACAAGTCGATGCAAGTAAGAAAAGAAAATAACAAAATAATAGCAAACATCCCCGTCGATGAAGCTAACCCGCTTTTAAAGAAAGCCGCCGATTTAATAGCCGATGGAGTTATTGAAAGTAATTCGTTTATTTTTCAACCCTTAGAAGTAGAAGTTAATAAAATAAAAGACAATCCGGAACTGCAATTAGAGCTAACTTATACCAAGGCAAAACTAATGAGCATCGACCCGGTTTTTGAAGGGTTTTATCCACAAGATAAATGCAGAGTATACGATGCAAGCAACAACGAAAATATTAATATTTTAGAATATTTACAAGGAGTAAAAATGAAACAAGAAACAAGCCAAGAACAAAAACAACCAACACCAAACAACGATACAGAAATTCAAGCATTAAATGAAAAGATAGCAGAATTAGAAGCACAAGTGCTAAACCAACAAGCACAACGTGATGAAATGTACGAAAAACTACAAAAGAGATTTGAAGCAGTTAAAGAACAAAACGAACAACCAAAAGCACCCCAGCTATCTTTTAAAGAGTTAAGAGACAAAGCAAAAGCAGGAACAGCAACAGCGCAAGAATTAGCACAATTGAACAACGAGATGCTGGACTTATTAACCGAAGCAGATAAAAACGAAATAAGAGTAGCGCACCCAGCAACCTATGCGAAACTACAAAAAAGAGCCCTAGATGGAACCACTAACGAAAAAGGACTCGCAGTAATTGAAACACAAAGTATGCCGGGAATTTTAACCGATTGAAACGCATTGTTCCCAGAATATACTGAACTTGCATCAAAGTTTAACCTTACCGGGTTAGATCAGTTAGTAAAGAACGTCTATGTCCCAGATAACAGCGATATTAGTGCAATAAATGAAGGAGCAGATTCAACAGCATTAGGTGGGAAAACTTTTCAAGTAAAATTCAGTCCCGTAAGATATTCAACATACATTACACAAAATAACGCCCTAACACACGGAGCGGAGTTATGAAACGCACAAGTGCAGAATGCTAAAAATTCAATTATTCGCGCATTACGTAAAAAATTCTATGAATCACTCTTTACACATGCAACAGCAACCGTTCCAACTAATGGAACATACAGTGGTGGAGTAACCCAAGAGGCTAAATATACCACTAAAGCAACCGGAAAATTTAGCTGAAGCGACATCGATGCGTTAGTTAGAGAAATACAAGATAAAGGCGGAGATGATAAGGTAAAAG
The Mycoplasmopsis mustelae DNA segment above includes these coding regions:
- a CDS encoding phage portal protein, with product MASIFKNLKNLFTPKRINDIPEIGYRNFSISLSDPIVAKTIKTLTPAEFLTFGLAVRAVQMIANDIAKVNFRHSKYNKDNDSENINNSQLLKILNKKPNDKQTPWEFKKSLIWNLLIYGSAPLLKVSDQTGALIELIPVYPPYLTKKQKDNGETFYQFKRDNNDPINFLDDEIIFIEYEIIPGFDTANIRTLFKSTISKIRENELSMLNAIANDLSTSLFIKIKESTNPEQRRLANTALKEMLENQKKSGSFGIVIDEKWDIGQATEIINARIDFQTRNSLGREFAASLGIPPAKLGIDDPNKYNSSAELNRAYVDNSLKPLLINICEKLTDKLLSNDDEFITFRTLDLLSIDLKAIQEFATSAINSGYATANEIRALIGLDKHPDGDHLLANGALTPINSLINNNNQTPPKTSDNENQSDDKDEQTTQQEANIETDNYNNQKQTNNSK
- a CDS encoding phage major capsid protein; translation: MKPIIIITKNKPTTANNENKRTIELTIELDSWSPIYENYGTKYREQIAPNCFDFDTEISKQEINSYLDHKVSIEHLLASTKNKSMQVRKENNKIIANIPVDEANPLLKKAADLIADGVIESNSFIFQPLEVEVNKIKDNPELQLELTYTKAKLMSIDPVFEGFYPQDKCRVYDASNNENINILEYLQGVKMKQETSQEQKQPTPNNDTEIQALNEKIAELEAQVLNQQAQRDEMYEKLQKRFEAVKEQNEQPKAPQLSFKELRDKAKAGTATAQELAQLNNEMLDLLTEADKNEIRVAHPATYAKLQKRALDGTTNEKGLAVIETQSMPGILTDWNALFPEYTELASKFNLTGLDQLVKNVYVPDNSDISAINEGADSTALGGKTFQVKFSPVRYSTYITQNNALTHGAELWNAQVQNAKNSIIRALRKKFYESLFTHATATVPTNGTYSGGVTQEAKYTTKATGKFSWSDIDALVREIQDKGGDDKVKDFVIVMHPTTLAALEEPFINSTTASFINTVYDTINKTYRGLQIITTSMYPDNTIATNKKVAVLFDKNAVASYGLSFVVENDPYKDMSKDQINTYIRTRGEIKLVDPHVHSRFVVVK